GCCCCCGTGAGCTGGTCGACCACGTGGTCGAGGCCGAGCGCGTCGGCTTCGACTTCTCCGTGGTCTCCGACCACTCCTTCCCCTGGCTGGACGCCCAGGGACACTCCCCGTACGCGTGGAGCGTGCTCGGCGCCGCGGCCCAGGCCACCTCCCGCATCCCGCTGATGACCTTCGTGACCTGCCCGACCTTCCGCTACCACCCGGCCGTCGTCGCGCAGAAGGCGGCGACGCTCCAGCTCCTCTCGGAGGGGCGCTTCCGGCTCGGCCTCGGCTCCGGGGAGAACCTCAACGAGCACATCACCGGAGCCGGCTGGCCCACCGCCCGCGTCCGACTGGAGCGCCTGGAGGAGGCCGTCGACATCATCCGCGCCCTCATCACCGGGGAGTACGTGAACCACCACGGGCGCCACTTCGACGTCACCGCCGCCCGCCTCTGGGACCTGCCCGACCGGCCGCCGCCGATCGGGATCGCCGCCTCCGGCCCGCGCTCCAGCGCGCTCGCCGGCCGCCGCGCCGACCTGCTCGTCGCCGTCGAGCCGCGCCGCGAGCTGACCGAGGACTTCGACCGCCACGGCGGCGCGGGGAAGCCCAGGATCGGGCAGCTCGCCCTCTGCTACGACACCGACCGCGACGCCGCCGTCGCCCGCGCCTACGAGCAGTTCCGCTGGTCGCTCGGCGGCTGGCGGGTCAACCCCGAGCTGCCGCTGCCGTCGAGCTTCGCCCAGGCGTCCGCCCATCTCGAACCGGAGGACGTCGCCGAGGCGATCCCCTGCGGCGACGACCCCGGCGCGGTGGTGAAGGCCGCCGACGCCTACCGGAAGGCCGGCTTCACCGATCTCGCGCTCGTCCAGATCGGCGGCGCCCACCAGGGCCCCTTCCTGGAATGGGCCCGGACCACGCTGCTGCCCGCCCTGCGGGGGGAGTGACGCCGATTGCCACTCAGGGACCCTCGCCGTCGCCTCGGTCCTCCCGTTCGTGAGGGTGGACGCCGCCACCGGCCGGCCCATGAGCGTGATCGTCGCGCTCGGCCACCGCTGACCGCCGGTTCCCGGGATGCGGGCCGCCGGACGCTGCCGTTGACTGGGCGGACGACCACACGCGAGCCGAGGGAGACCACGACATGTCCGGACGCTGGGTACGGGGCGCCGCCGGCGGCCTGCTGGCGGGAGCCGTCCTGATGGGCACGGCGGCCTGCTCGGACGACGGCGACAACCCCGTCTCGGGGGCGGTCAGCGAGGCCGCCTCCGCGGTCGAGTCCGCCGCCGAAGGGCTCTCGGGCGCGGCGAAGAAGGCCGCCGACCAGGCGAAGCAGCAGCTGTCCGAGGTCAAGAACGGCGTCGACGCCAAGGACGAGGTGACGCTCGGCGACCCCGGCACCGACGCCGACGGCCGCACCACCGTCCCGGTCACCGTGGACAACACCGACGACAAGACCCGCTCGTTCGCGGTGCAGGTGGAGTTCAAGGACGGCGACGGCAAACTGGTCGACACGGTCGTCGTCACCATCTCCGACGTGCCGGCCGGCAAACCGGGCGACGGCACCGCCCGCAGCACCCACAAGCTCTCCGGCACCGTGACCGCCTCGGTCCCCACCGCCCTGCGCTACTGACGCGGTGGGCCGCCGCGCCCCCGAAAACCGGTACCGCCCGGGCCGTCCGGCGCCGAGACTCCTGTCATGACCGACATGGACGCCTTCCGGGCCGAGGTCGCCGCCTGGGCGGCCGGCGGACCCGGCGACACCGCGCGCGACCTCGCAGCCCGCCTCCCCGTCCGCACCGTGGTGCTGCTCGAAGGGCGCAGCGACGTCGCTGCGGTCGAGACGCTCGCCGGACGCCGCGGCCGTGACCTCGCCGCCGAGGGCGTCTGCGTGCTGTCCATGAACGGTGCCACCAATGCCGCCCGTCACGCCCGCCTGCTCGGCCCGTCCGGCCTCGGGCTGCGCCTCACCGGTCTGTGCGACGACGCCGAACGCGCCCACTACGCGCGCGGCCTGGCGGCCGCCGGGGCCGACCCGGACGCCTTCTTCGTCTGCGTCGCCGACCTGGAGGACGAGCTGATCCGCGCCCTCGGGGTGGAACGGGTCGGGGAGCTGGTCGACGCCGAGGGCGAGGGCCGCGCCCTGCGCACCTTCCTGAACCAGCCCGCCCAGCGCGACCGCAGCCCGCTGCTCCGGATGCGCCGCTTCCTCGGCACCACCTCGGGGCGCAAGATCCGTTACGGACGCGTGCTGGCCGAGGCCCTCGACCTCACCCGCGTACCGGCCCCACTGGACGACCTGCTCGCCTCCCTCTGAGCGGCCGGGCGCTCCGGCGCCTCAGCCGTCCGGCGTCAGGGTTTCGAGGGCCAGGTCGAGCGCGGCGAGCAGGGGCGGGGCCTCGTCGGGGGTGTACAGCAGCCGCAGGGCGAGGCCGTCGGAGACGGCGATGAGGGCGTCCGCGGCCGGCCCGGGCAGCGGGCTGCCGGCGGCGGCGAGCCGGTGCGCGAGGGCGTCGCGGAGCTCCCGGTCGACGCGCTGGCGGACCTCGGCCAGCCGGGGGTGGTGGGCGGCGTGGACCGCGAAGGCCAGCTGCGCGGCCGTCTCGGCGCGGCGCTCCTGGTCCAGCGGCAGGGTGGTGAGGATCAGCTCGCGGAGCGCCGCCCGCAGCGGCAGACCCGGGTCGACCGCGCCCATCCGCCGCTCGATCCGCTCCCCGGCCAGTTCGGAGGCGAACAGGAGCAGGTCCTCCTTGCTGCGGAAGTACTTCTGGACCGCGCCGGGGGACCGGCCGCTGGCCGCCGCCACGGTCCGCACGCTCACCTGGTCGAGCCCTTCCTCGCCGGCCAGGCGCAGCAGGGCGGCGCCGATCTGCCGGCGCTGTTCCGACCGGTCGACGGTCCTGGGCATCGTCACGCTCCGCACTTTGGGATACGGTCGTATTCTAACGAATGGGGGAGCACATGGACCAGCAGCCCGATCAGCCGACCGACCCGCAGGAACGCTTCCCGGAGATGCGCGTCTCCGACCGTGAACGCGACGCCGCCGTCGACATCCTCGCCGCCGCCCTCGCCGAGGGACGGCTCCAGCCGCGGGAGCACGCCGCCCGCGTCGAGGCCGCCCTGAGCGCCCGTACCGCCGGGGAACTCGCCGTCCTCACCGCCGACCTGCCCGCGCCCGTGCCCGGCCGCGAGGAGCGCGAGCGCGAGGAACGCGCCGAGTGGTATGCCGAGTGGCGCCACTGGCTCGGCGGCCTCCTGATCATGACCGTGATCTGGGGCGTCACCTGTCTCAGCGCCGGCGAGCTGAAGTTCTACTGGCCGGTGACCCCGCTCGCCATCTGGGCGGCCGTGCTCGGCGCCGCGGCGCTCGGGCCGCGGGACGGGAAGGGTGACGACACCGCCTGACACGCCGCGGAGGACGCGTCGAGCCCTCGTCTTCGGGGTAAACAGAGACCGAACGCCTCCTCTCCCGAACGGACTTGTGCGCGTTGAGCATGCCACTCGGATCCCGTGTGCCAGGCAGGACCTGGACGATTCGCCTCACCGGCCACCACGACCACTCGGCGCGGGTCAGCTGCACCACCGCGGGCTGCCGCATGCCGGACCGCTCCAAGGACGTGCGCGCGCTGCGCGCGTTCGCCGCCGAGCACGTGCGGGCCCACGCCCGGCTGGCGACCCCGCGCCCGAACGCCTCGTGCGCGTGCGGGGGAGCCGGCTGCCGCCATCACCAGGCCCGGGC
The Streptomyces roseofulvus genome window above contains:
- a CDS encoding TetR/AcrR family transcriptional regulator translates to MPRTVDRSEQRRQIGAALLRLAGEEGLDQVSVRTVAAASGRSPGAVQKYFRSKEDLLLFASELAGERIERRMGAVDPGLPLRAALRELILTTLPLDQERRAETAAQLAFAVHAAHHPRLAEVRQRVDRELRDALAHRLAAAGSPLPGPAADALIAVSDGLALRLLYTPDEAPPLLAALDLALETLTPDG
- a CDS encoding TOPRIM nucleotidyl transferase/hydrolase domain-containing protein; amino-acid sequence: MTDMDAFRAEVAAWAAGGPGDTARDLAARLPVRTVVLLEGRSDVAAVETLAGRRGRDLAAEGVCVLSMNGATNAARHARLLGPSGLGLRLTGLCDDAERAHYARGLAAAGADPDAFFVCVADLEDELIRALGVERVGELVDAEGEGRALRTFLNQPAQRDRSPLLRMRRFLGTTSGRKIRYGRVLAEALDLTRVPAPLDDLLASL
- a CDS encoding TIGR03557 family F420-dependent LLM class oxidoreductase, whose protein sequence is MTNFGYTMMTEQAGPRELVDHVVEAERVGFDFSVVSDHSFPWLDAQGHSPYAWSVLGAAAQATSRIPLMTFVTCPTFRYHPAVVAQKAATLQLLSEGRFRLGLGSGENLNEHITGAGWPTARVRLERLEEAVDIIRALITGEYVNHHGRHFDVTAARLWDLPDRPPPIGIAASGPRSSALAGRRADLLVAVEPRRELTEDFDRHGGAGKPRIGQLALCYDTDRDAAVARAYEQFRWSLGGWRVNPELPLPSSFAQASAHLEPEDVAEAIPCGDDPGAVVKAADAYRKAGFTDLALVQIGGAHQGPFLEWARTTLLPALRGE
- a CDS encoding DUF1707 domain-containing protein, with translation MDQQPDQPTDPQERFPEMRVSDRERDAAVDILAAALAEGRLQPREHAARVEAALSARTAGELAVLTADLPAPVPGREEREREERAEWYAEWRHWLGGLLIMTVIWGVTCLSAGELKFYWPVTPLAIWAAVLGAAALGPRDGKGDDTA